The following coding sequences are from one Mycoplasma tullyi window:
- a CDS encoding restriction endonuclease subunit S, with product MFDQVNVKLSDIATIKTGSRITKKQLLKQGYPVISGGMNIFGYYDQFNTKANTITIAKYGTAGYIDFQTQEFWANDVTYLIEPLEFIDNKFLYYTLLNNQKLIDSYVIKATPNHLPIDKLKELPITITSFKNQEVISKWIDSFNNLIIDMDNSIPKLIELSTKQYIYYRNYLFGLLENK from the coding sequence ATCTTTGATCAAGTAAATGTAAAACTATCTGATATTGCAACCATCAAAACTGGTTCAAGGATCACTAAAAAACAACTATTAAAACAAGGTTATCCAGTAATCAGTGGGGGGATGAATATCTTTGGTTATTATGATCAATTCAATACCAAAGCAAATACGATCACTATTGCAAAATATGGAACAGCTGGATATATCGATTTTCAAACTCAAGAATTTTGAGCTAATGATGTAACTTATCTGATTGAACCTTTAGAATTTATTGATAATAAATTCTTATACTATACATTACTAAACAATCAAAAATTGATTGATTCTTATGTAATAAAAGCAACTCCTAATCATTTACCAATTGATAAATTAAAAGAATTACCGATTACGATTACTTCATTTAAGAATCAAGAAGTAATTAGTAAATGAATTGATAGTTTTAATAACTTAATAATTGATATGGATAATAGTATTCCTAAATTAATAGAACTATCAACTAAACAATACATTTACTATCGTAATTACTTATTTGGGTTGTTAGAAAATAAGTAG
- a CDS encoding DNA cytosine methyltransferase encodes MKLFINEQPGYMKLISLFSGAGGLDLGFEKAGFNIVAANEYDKTIWETYEKNHNTKLIKGDICHIPSDVFPECDGIIGGPPCQSWSEAGSLKGIDDSRGQLFYQYIRILKDKKPMFFLAENVKGMMSKRHNDAVEKIVSQFKEVGYDLSIHLLNASDYGVAQDRKRVFYVGFRKDLNVKYEPPKPYNYKLTFKDAIFDLKDSAIPALGKNKTNGDKCKVSNHEYFIGDYSPMFMSRNRVRQWNEQAFTVQASGRQCQLHPQAPVMPKVEANKNIFKPGKEALYRRLTVRECARIQGFPDDFKFYYKNLNDAYKMIGNAVPVNLAYVMADSILEALRNSNSNLISQKETQITRSK; translated from the coding sequence ATGAAACTTTTTATTAATGAGCAACCAGGATATATGAAGTTAATTAGTTTGTTTTCAGGAGCAGGAGGATTAGACTTAGGCTTTGAAAAAGCAGGGTTTAATATTGTAGCTGCTAATGAATACGATAAAACGATTTGAGAAACGTATGAAAAGAATCATAATACAAAACTAATTAAGGGTGATATTTGTCATATTCCTTCAGATGTGTTTCCTGAATGCGATGGTATTATCGGTGGTCCACCATGTCAGTCTTGAAGCGAGGCGGGCTCACTAAAAGGAATCGATGATTCTAGAGGACAATTGTTTTATCAATACATACGGATTTTAAAAGATAAAAAACCAATGTTCTTTTTAGCAGAGAACGTTAAAGGAATGATGTCTAAAAGACATAATGATGCTGTAGAAAAGATTGTTTCTCAATTTAAAGAAGTTGGTTATGATCTTTCAATTCATTTGTTGAATGCTAGTGATTATGGTGTTGCACAGGATCGTAAAAGAGTTTTCTATGTTGGCTTTAGAAAAGATTTAAACGTTAAATATGAACCACCTAAACCATATAATTACAAGTTAACTTTTAAAGATGCGATTTTTGATTTAAAGGATTCAGCAATTCCAGCATTAGGAAAAAATAAGACGAATGGTGATAAGTGTAAAGTTTCAAATCATGAATACTTTATTGGCGATTATTCGCCAATGTTTATGAGTAGAAACAGAGTTAGACAATGGAATGAGCAAGCATTTACCGTGCAAGCGTCTGGTAGACAATGCCAATTGCACCCACAAGCACCAGTTATGCCTAAGGTTGAAGCTAATAAGAACATATTTAAACCCGGGAAAGAAGCACTGTATAGAAGATTAACTGTAAGAGAATGCGCTAGAATTCAAGGATTTCCAGACGATTTCAAATTTTATTACAAGAATTTGAATGATGCTTATAAAATGATCGGTAATGCAGTTCCTGTAAACTTAGCGTACGTTATGGCTGATTCCATTCTAGAAGCCTTGCGTAACTCTAACTCAAATTTAATCTCGCAAAAAGAAACACAGATAACTAGATCGAAATAA
- a CDS encoding HaeIII family restriction endonuclease: MSEKSNNHGRAYEFSYLITLFEEISKIRPAKIFKNSSYYAAERAWNTLSDSEKAVYKISALAGVNTIFQLEPTILDGESDELELKIQSDVKAKKGDVRDVLIIKLGSGWEIGLSVKHNHFAVKHSRLSKNLDFGKKWYGIACSEQYWKDVKPIFEYLDSEKRKNSKWSELPNKEDDVYIPLLNAFKDELLRQNRLFNKDIPRLMVEHLLGNYDFYKVIAIDNKKITQIQCFNLRGTLNIRGNKQKGNVELPISTLPTRIVSLEYKPDTKNTLELYLDHGWQFSLRIHNASTNVESSLKFDVQIIGMPTTILSIDSSWK; the protein is encoded by the coding sequence ATGAGTGAAAAAAGTAATAATCATGGAAGGGCATATGAATTTTCTTATTTAATTACATTGTTCGAAGAAATATCCAAGATTCGTCCTGCAAAGATCTTCAAAAACAGTAGTTATTATGCGGCAGAACGTGCATGAAATACTTTAAGCGATTCTGAAAAAGCTGTATACAAGATTAGTGCATTGGCTGGAGTAAATACTATATTTCAACTTGAACCTACCATTTTAGACGGCGAATCAGATGAACTGGAGTTGAAAATTCAATCAGACGTTAAAGCTAAAAAAGGTGATGTAAGAGATGTTTTGATTATCAAACTTGGTAGTGGGTGAGAAATTGGTCTTAGTGTAAAGCATAATCATTTTGCTGTAAAACACAGTAGATTATCCAAGAATTTAGATTTTGGAAAAAAGTGGTACGGAATAGCTTGTTCTGAACAGTATTGGAAGGACGTTAAACCGATATTTGAATATCTTGATTCTGAAAAACGAAAAAATTCTAAATGAAGCGAGTTGCCTAACAAAGAAGACGATGTATATATTCCTTTATTAAATGCATTTAAAGATGAACTGTTGAGACAAAATCGTTTATTTAATAAAGATATTCCTAGATTAATGGTTGAGCATTTACTTGGTAACTATGATTTCTACAAAGTAATCGCAATCGATAATAAAAAGATAACTCAAATTCAATGTTTCAATTTGAGAGGAACCTTGAATATACGTGGGAATAAACAAAAAGGAAACGTTGAATTACCAATATCAACGCTTCCGACAAGAATCGTGAGTTTAGAATATAAACCTGACACTAAGAATACATTGGAACTTTATTTAGATCATGGTTGACAATTCAGTTTAAGAATTCATAATGCTTCGACTAATGTCGAATCAAGTTTGAAATTCGATGTACAAATTATAGGCATGCCTACAACAATACTATCGATAGATAGTAGTTGGAAATAA
- the cdaM gene encoding diadenylate cyclase CdaM, whose translation MPNTTLLILILIAFLVIMIVSIIQFIIFIFSRKADKESFFSVFKKIFKKKQDDRSLNDFYDNLSSSLLKLSADKIGGIIAIEREDNLDYYINVGYKIMGDFSPEFIISVFYNKNSPLHDGGIIIRDMKMVSISSYFPMTQQLLDVSYGARHRAGVGLSEKSDAIVFIVSETNGKISVAQKGRIKRLSNNPERLFDEIIKLLDDKKPRDLF comes from the coding sequence ATGCCTAACACAACTTTACTGATCTTAATCTTAATAGCTTTTCTAGTGATAATGATTGTAAGTATCATTCAATTTATTATCTTTATCTTTTCTAGAAAAGCTGATAAGGAATCGTTCTTTAGTGTTTTTAAAAAGATCTTTAAGAAAAAACAAGACGACCGATCACTAAACGATTTTTATGATAATTTAAGCAGTTCCTTACTTAAATTATCAGCAGATAAGATCGGTGGGATTATCGCGATTGAACGAGAAGATAACTTAGATTATTACATCAACGTTGGTTATAAGATTATGGGTGATTTTTCACCTGAGTTTATTATCTCGGTGTTTTATAACAAAAATTCTCCCCTACATGATGGTGGAATAATTATTCGGGATATGAAGATGGTTTCGATCTCAAGTTATTTCCCGATGACTCAGCAGTTATTAGATGTTTCATACGGTGCACGTCATAGAGCTGGTGTAGGTTTAAGTGAAAAGTCTGATGCGATCGTTTTTATTGTTAGTGAAACTAATGGGAAGATCTCGGTAGCTCAAAAAGGTCGGATTAAGCGGTTATCAAACAATCCTGAACGGTTATTTGATGAAATCATTAAGTTGTTAGACGATAAGAAACCTCGCGATCTTTTTTAA
- the rnr gene encoding ribonuclease R has protein sequence MNNNNNRQKIINDILQIVRLEDKKPIPPGIIVKKLDNKYTKTAIYKEIDKMLLDGQLKKLANNKVVLGYQNSAPDLSKIMVGRLSIGTNGNGFIKLENEELSKYYVHNINLNNALNNDLVEFAPLSVQNDWYKHDLTDACILKVVERARTRYVGTYEDTGDEYLVIPDDPKLIYKVVLDKHYLELKEHDRIMFEVVEINHGVIKAALVKKIGSKEDLGIDIDAIAYNHLIEPSFSQDVINEAKSLKYELDDHQKAIRKDLRELSFVTIDPASALDLDDAIYVKKIDEDSYNLKVAIADVCHYVQFDGPMDRLARTKATSVYLANKVIPMLPEELSNDLCSLNPGVDKFVVVGDLMIDGTGKIMSHDYYPAIINSHKRFSYEEVNEYFSAINDLKEVDSSIRQMLDDSRVLAKILRRMKIKRGYLQFDVDETSIELNDRFEPINIVKKPHGEAQEMIEDFMVAANEAVCLFASKYNLDFIYRVHPKPPVHKLTSFSNWARALNFEIFGDLNSIKSTDIQKWLTNNADHKKIKLINKLLLRSMNKAYYSVENTKHFSLASKHYTHFTSPIRRYADNIVHRILWMFVFDKDAYTDLQREELKSHLVEWCELINKQELVAVDCERDVNAFLYVKYMSNFLGNWYHNVTVNAITNFGMFVELDNGIEGLVRLNNINGDYYRYDPNTDSLIGRNTHKKYQIGDIVDVKLLSADKRLKRIDFAIHEDNK, from the coding sequence ATGAACAATAATAACAATAGGCAAAAGATCATTAATGATATCTTACAAATCGTAAGATTAGAAGATAAAAAACCAATCCCACCAGGGATTATTGTTAAAAAACTAGATAACAAATACACCAAGACTGCAATCTACAAAGAGATTGATAAGATGCTACTTGACGGTCAATTAAAGAAGTTAGCAAACAATAAGGTTGTATTAGGTTATCAAAACTCTGCACCAGATCTATCTAAGATCATGGTGGGAAGATTGTCAATTGGAACTAATGGTAATGGCTTCATTAAGTTGGAAAATGAAGAGTTATCTAAATATTATGTTCATAATATCAATCTAAACAATGCCTTAAACAACGATCTAGTTGAATTTGCTCCTTTAAGTGTGCAAAACGATTGATACAAGCATGATTTAACTGATGCTTGTATCTTAAAAGTAGTTGAAAGAGCTAGAACTAGATACGTAGGAACATATGAAGATACAGGTGATGAGTATTTAGTGATCCCTGATGATCCTAAACTAATCTATAAAGTTGTTCTAGATAAACATTATCTAGAACTAAAAGAACATGATCGCATCATGTTTGAGGTTGTTGAAATCAATCACGGTGTAATTAAAGCGGCTTTAGTTAAAAAGATCGGATCTAAAGAAGATCTTGGAATTGATATTGATGCGATTGCATACAATCATCTGATTGAACCAAGCTTTAGTCAAGATGTTATTAACGAAGCTAAAAGCTTAAAATACGAACTAGATGATCACCAAAAAGCAATTCGTAAAGATTTAAGAGAATTATCTTTTGTCACGATCGATCCAGCTAGTGCACTTGATTTAGATGATGCGATCTATGTTAAAAAGATCGACGAAGACAGTTATAACTTAAAAGTAGCGATTGCTGATGTTTGTCACTATGTGCAGTTTGATGGTCCAATGGATCGTTTAGCAAGAACTAAAGCAACATCAGTGTATTTAGCTAATAAAGTTATACCGATGTTACCAGAAGAATTATCAAACGATCTGTGTTCATTAAATCCAGGGGTTGATAAGTTCGTTGTTGTTGGTGATTTAATGATTGATGGTACTGGTAAGATCATGAGTCATGATTATTACCCAGCAATCATTAACTCACATAAACGTTTTAGTTATGAAGAAGTAAATGAATACTTCAGTGCTATAAACGATCTTAAAGAAGTTGATTCTTCAATTCGTCAGATGTTAGATGATTCTAGAGTGTTGGCTAAAATTCTAAGACGAATGAAGATCAAGCGTGGTTATTTACAGTTTGATGTTGATGAAACTTCAATCGAATTAAACGATCGTTTTGAACCGATTAATATCGTTAAAAAACCTCATGGTGAAGCTCAAGAAATGATCGAAGATTTCATGGTAGCAGCCAATGAAGCGGTTTGTTTATTTGCAAGCAAATACAATCTTGATTTCATCTACCGAGTTCATCCAAAACCACCAGTTCACAAACTAACTAGTTTTTCAAACTGGGCAAGAGCGCTAAACTTTGAAATCTTTGGTGATTTAAACAGTATTAAATCAACTGATATTCAAAAGTGATTAACCAATAATGCTGATCATAAAAAGATTAAGTTAATTAATAAACTCTTATTACGTTCAATGAATAAGGCTTACTATTCAGTTGAAAACACCAAACACTTCTCACTAGCTTCAAAACACTACACCCACTTCACTTCACCAATCAGACGATATGCTGATAATATCGTTCACAGAATTCTATGAATGTTTGTCTTTGATAAAGATGCATACACTGATCTTCAAAGAGAAGAATTAAAATCTCATCTTGTAGAATGATGTGAACTAATCAATAAACAAGAATTAGTAGCTGTTGATTGTGAACGTGATGTTAATGCGTTCTTATATGTTAAGTATATGAGCAATTTCCTAGGAAATTGATATCATAACGTAACAGTTAATGCCATTACCAACTTTGGAATGTTTGTTGAATTAGATAACGGCATTGAAGGTTTAGTAAGACTAAATAATATTAACGGTGATTATTACAGATATGATCCAAATACTGATTCTTTAATTGGCAGAAACACCCATAAGAAATATCAGATCGGTGATATCGTTGATGTCAAACTATTATCAGCAGATAAACGACTTAAACGCATTGATTTTGCCATCCACGAAGATAATAAATAA
- the secG gene encoding preprotein translocase subunit SecG has protein sequence MNPTEITFFVLAILALIVGLGLSNSGTTGGLASLSGQDLEIFKKTKDRGIIKVLQIVMFILMLLFLILGLIYHFVIK, from the coding sequence ATGAATCCAACTGAAATAACATTTTTTGTACTAGCAATTCTTGCACTAATCGTAGGATTAGGGCTATCTAACTCGGGAACAACTGGAGGGTTAGCATCACTATCTGGACAAGATCTTGAGATCTTTAAAAAGACCAAAGACCGTGGAATTATCAAGGTCTTACAGATCGTGATGTTTATTTTAATGTTGTTATTTTTAATCCTTGGATTAATTTATCATTTCGTAATTAAATAA
- the whiA gene encoding DNA-binding protein WhiA: MVTFSQEVKSEICDQVLDEKNAKYFLNGMIFDKLQLVNDHYQSYTSQHPKTIIFLKKILILLNQELKNEIRHTHRINQLKKHEYELIFKLDSTLLSLDNQELEEQQLRAFFGGLFLSVGNLSTFSAKDHHLELIFSNEHKVWLVNDLLIQNGFNNFKLITRKNKYILYLKKTQEIIDFLAYINAFDCMFKYEDSNLKRKLVRKVQLSNNLDIVNLTKTIDLNNTLIPMIQMIVNDKTFQEQKPLFKSYCYTKLNNPSASLSELSELLTKQGYQITRTGLAHYNKKVKTLYKQLKN; the protein is encoded by the coding sequence ATGGTCACTTTTAGTCAAGAGGTTAAAAGTGAGATCTGTGATCAAGTCTTAGATGAGAAAAATGCTAAGTATTTTTTAAATGGCATGATCTTTGATAAGTTACAACTTGTGAATGATCATTATCAAAGTTATACTTCTCAACACCCTAAAACAATCATCTTTTTAAAAAAAATCTTAATCTTGCTTAATCAAGAATTAAAGAATGAAATTAGACATACTCATCGGATTAACCAATTAAAAAAGCATGAGTATGAACTTATTTTTAAATTAGATTCAACCTTATTGAGTTTAGATAATCAAGAACTAGAAGAACAACAACTAAGAGCGTTTTTTGGTGGATTGTTTTTAAGTGTTGGAAATTTATCAACGTTTAGTGCTAAAGATCATCATTTAGAATTGATCTTTAGTAATGAACACAAAGTGTGGTTGGTAAATGATTTGTTGATCCAAAATGGGTTTAATAACTTTAAACTTATCACGCGTAAAAATAAATACATTTTGTATTTAAAAAAAACACAAGAGATCATTGACTTTCTAGCTTACATCAATGCTTTTGATTGCATGTTTAAATATGAAGATAGTAATCTTAAACGCAAACTAGTAAGAAAAGTTCAACTATCTAATAATCTTGATATCGTTAATCTAACCAAAACGATCGATCTGAATAACACCTTAATCCCAATGATTCAAATGATCGTTAATGACAAAACCTTTCAAGAACAAAAACCATTATTTAAAAGCTATTGTTATACCAAACTTAACAACCCTTCAGCTTCACTAAGTGAACTTAGTGAACTACTAACAAAACAAGGTTATCAGATCACAAGAACTGGTTTGGCTCACTATAATAAAAAAGTCAAAACGCTATATAAACAATTAAAAAATTAA
- the trxB gene encoding thioredoxin-disulfide reductase, giving the protein MSYRVDGKNDLFDLVIIGSGPAGITAAIYAKRANINVCVVEGSAPGGKILKTGFIDNYPGFASIKGPDLAVNMFNQLNSLSVPIFYSQVTGLEKQENYFFTYLDNKTLLSKAVIVATGTLERKLGLENEAKFETKGISYCAICDGPLYKNRDVAVVGGGNAAVEESLYLSGICNKVYLIHRRDEFRADSYAVNKLKEKKNVVFLLSHVVDSYLGDQTLKGIKVKNLKNNQSTDLTVDCLFPYIGAVPNTSFLKSFNVLSEEGYVLVDANQKTCVEGLYAAGDCVHKKIRQISTAISDGTIAALAVNDFFKLNK; this is encoded by the coding sequence ATGTCATATCGAGTTGATGGAAAAAATGATCTATTTGATCTAGTAATTATAGGTAGTGGTCCTGCTGGTATTACTGCAGCAATCTATGCTAAGCGTGCCAACATTAATGTTTGTGTGGTTGAAGGTTCAGCACCTGGGGGAAAGATCCTAAAAACTGGTTTTATTGATAACTACCCAGGATTTGCTTCAATCAAAGGACCTGATTTGGCTGTTAATATGTTTAATCAATTAAACAGTTTATCAGTGCCAATCTTTTATTCTCAAGTAACCGGTCTTGAAAAACAAGAAAATTACTTCTTTACTTATTTAGATAATAAAACCCTATTATCTAAAGCTGTAATTGTAGCTACTGGAACACTTGAACGTAAATTAGGTTTAGAAAATGAAGCTAAGTTTGAAACCAAGGGAATCTCATATTGTGCGATCTGTGATGGACCACTATATAAGAATCGTGATGTAGCTGTAGTAGGTGGTGGTAATGCTGCTGTTGAAGAATCACTATACTTATCAGGGATCTGTAATAAAGTTTATTTAATTCATCGAAGAGATGAATTTAGAGCTGATAGTTATGCAGTAAATAAACTTAAAGAAAAAAAGAACGTAGTGTTCTTACTTTCTCATGTTGTTGATAGTTATCTAGGTGATCAAACTCTTAAAGGAATTAAGGTTAAGAATTTAAAGAATAACCAATCAACAGATTTAACAGTGGATTGTTTATTCCCTTATATTGGTGCAGTACCTAACACTAGTTTTTTAAAGTCATTTAATGTCTTAAGTGAAGAAGGTTATGTATTAGTTGATGCTAATCAAAAAACATGTGTTGAAGGTTTATATGCAGCAGGAGACTGTGTTCATAAAAAAATTAGACAGATCTCAACTGCAATCTCAGATGGAACAATTGCAGCATTAGCTGTAAACGATTTTTTCAAACTAAATAAATAG
- a CDS encoding helix-turn-helix domain-containing protein: MYNTVLLYIYLKIQSKQWLPNKRIPSERQLSIKFGLSRNLIRKVFSVLCNYNVLDNNTKPGYFVHKDYKTGFFINFLDFDKVTSYEHTELYRTPFNQYDINTFKQLAAKDDFLSSAFPKTNQVIYYDQNKDAIFVNQVLLNRKLLVYHNTSAMSFQDFVMFAENGQPVVRHKQFSMVCNDLGPVKDLLKPDKLDHHYLVTYSVYFNIENEILAVSKIFHLLPDSRINSLDVKLEFHDYQTKIEAKLTDEELTKLNRKRI; the protein is encoded by the coding sequence ATGTATAATACTGTTTTACTTTATATCTATTTAAAGATTCAATCAAAGCAGTGGCTACCAAATAAGAGAATACCGTCAGAACGTCAGTTGTCAATCAAATTTGGACTTTCACGTAATCTGATTCGTAAGGTATTCTCAGTTTTATGTAATTACAACGTTTTGGACAATAATACAAAACCTGGTTATTTTGTTCATAAAGATTATAAAACAGGTTTTTTTATTAACTTCTTAGATTTTGATAAAGTTACCAGTTATGAACATACTGAATTATATCGAACCCCATTTAATCAGTATGATATCAATACGTTTAAGCAATTAGCGGCTAAAGATGATTTCTTATCATCTGCTTTTCCTAAAACCAATCAAGTAATTTATTATGATCAGAACAAAGATGCAATCTTTGTTAACCAAGTATTGTTAAACCGCAAGTTACTTGTTTATCACAATACTAGTGCGATGTCGTTCCAAGACTTTGTGATGTTTGCTGAAAATGGTCAACCTGTTGTACGACACAAACAGTTTTCAATGGTGTGTAATGATCTAGGACCAGTAAAAGACCTACTTAAACCTGATAAGCTAGATCATCATTATTTAGTAACGTATTCAGTTTACTTCAATATTGAAAATGAGATCTTGGCTGTATCTAAGATTTTTCACTTGTTACCGGATTCTAGAATTAACAGTCTTGATGTTAAGTTAGAATTCCATGATTACCAAACTAAGATTGAAGCTAAACTAACTGATGAAGAGTTAACTAAGCTTAATCGCAAACGAATATAA
- the metK gene encoding methionine adenosyltransferase: MYTAESVGSAHPDKICDQIADAILDACLKQDQNSRVACEVMACNHLIIIAGEISTKASVDYVNTAWKVVNQFGYDRSDFTIIANINEQSHDIAQSVDQKNDKIGAGDQGITVGYACDETNNQMPLAVMMAHDLVRLAKELIDNNTFNHAKYDMKAQVSLNYLDDNQVELKTILMSIQHEENVDLSVFKLFVKKFIMDEIATKYGFNKNYEALINPSGLFVSGGPTADTGLTGRKLLVDSFGIYAHHGGGAYSGKDYTKVDRSGAYYARWIAKHIVKAKLATQCEVIISWAIGLNKPLDIVVNCFDTNTVELDLINKIVKKIFNHDLATIIDLLKLKTTKYSNLAVYGHFGKSEKQYRFEDTIYLDQILKMVNK; the protein is encoded by the coding sequence GTGTATACTGCTGAAAGTGTTGGTAGCGCACACCCTGATAAGATCTGTGATCAGATTGCAGATGCAATCTTAGATGCTTGTTTAAAACAAGACCAAAACAGTCGTGTCGCTTGCGAAGTAATGGCTTGTAACCACCTGATTATTATTGCGGGTGAGATTAGTACTAAAGCAAGCGTTGATTATGTAAATACTGCTTGAAAAGTGGTTAATCAATTTGGTTATGATCGTAGCGACTTTACGATTATAGCTAATATCAATGAGCAATCTCATGATATTGCTCAATCGGTAGATCAAAAAAATGACAAGATCGGTGCAGGTGATCAAGGGATCACCGTTGGTTATGCTTGTGATGAAACCAACAATCAAATGCCTTTAGCAGTTATGATGGCACACGATCTTGTGCGATTAGCTAAAGAACTAATTGATAACAATACTTTTAATCATGCTAAGTATGATATGAAAGCTCAAGTAAGCTTGAATTATCTAGATGATAATCAAGTTGAATTAAAAACAATCTTGATGTCAATTCAACATGAAGAAAATGTTGATCTAAGTGTTTTTAAACTTTTTGTTAAAAAGTTTATCATGGATGAGATTGCTACCAAATATGGTTTTAATAAAAATTATGAAGCACTAATCAATCCTTCAGGATTGTTTGTCAGCGGTGGTCCAACTGCTGACACTGGATTAACTGGTAGAAAACTATTAGTAGATAGTTTTGGAATCTATGCTCACCATGGTGGTGGTGCTTATAGTGGTAAGGATTACACTAAGGTGGATCGCTCAGGGGCATATTATGCTAGATGGATTGCTAAACACATTGTTAAAGCAAAACTAGCTACTCAATGTGAAGTAATCATCTCATGAGCGATCGGGTTAAATAAACCGCTTGATATCGTTGTTAATTGTTTTGATACTAATACTGTAGAACTAGATTTAATTAATAAGATTGTTAAAAAGATCTTTAACCATGATTTAGCTACAATTATTGATCTACTAAAACTAAAAACCACTAAATATTCTAATTTAGCAGTATACGGTCATTTTGGTAAATCTGAAAAACAATATCGTTTTGAAGATACGATCTATCTTGATCAGATCTTAAAGATGGTTAATAAATAA
- the tsaD gene encoding tRNA (adenosine(37)-N6)-threonylcarbamoyltransferase complex transferase subunit TsaD, with product MDHKVILGIESSCDDLSISISIDQKIVTTKTKSSSSVHANYGGVVPEIAARYHEEILHETLNEALTEADITINKIDLITYTETPGLLNCLHVAKVFANTLGYLLKIPVKGINHLYGHIYSPMIDDGDCMYQKSDLVYPVLGIVVSGGHTAIYDVQSPSKIALIDETLDDAIGEVYDKVGRALDLKYPAGAKIDQLFDIEQAETVEFLKTNKLSAFSYSGFKSAVLRYIELNKNKPEFNLVEVISSFQKFIIDDFVNRVKNVINKAVTKYQTILLGGGVSANSYLRDELTQLDIKTLVPKKIYSGDNAAMIINYAQYLLNE from the coding sequence ATGGATCATAAAGTAATTTTGGGGATTGAATCTAGTTGTGATGATTTATCGATATCAATATCGATTGATCAAAAGATCGTTACAACTAAAACGAAATCATCATCAAGCGTTCATGCTAATTATGGTGGTGTTGTCCCTGAGATTGCTGCCCGTTATCATGAAGAGATCTTGCATGAAACTCTTAACGAAGCGCTAACTGAAGCTGATATAACAATCAATAAGATTGATCTGATTACATACACTGAAACTCCTGGGTTATTAAACTGTTTACATGTCGCAAAAGTATTTGCTAACACCTTGGGTTATTTATTAAAAATACCGGTAAAAGGAATCAATCACTTATATGGACATATCTATTCACCAATGATTGATGATGGTGATTGTATGTATCAGAAAAGTGATCTTGTTTATCCCGTATTAGGAATTGTTGTTAGTGGTGGGCATACTGCAATTTATGATGTTCAATCACCATCTAAAATCGCTTTAATCGATGAAACACTAGATGATGCAATCGGTGAAGTGTATGACAAAGTTGGTCGAGCATTAGATTTAAAATATCCAGCAGGTGCTAAGATCGATCAATTGTTCGACATCGAACAAGCTGAAACGGTTGAATTTTTAAAAACAAATAAACTATCAGCTTTTAGTTATTCAGGATTTAAATCTGCGGTATTACGCTACATCGAACTAAATAAAAATAAACCTGAATTTAATTTAGTTGAAGTGATTTCATCATTTCAAAAATTCATTATTGATGATTTTGTCAATCGCGTTAAAAACGTGATTAACAAAGCAGTCACCAAATACCAAACAATCTTATTAGGTGGTGGGGTAAGTGCTAATAGTTATCTAAGAGATGAATTAACACAACTAGATATCAAAACCCTAGTTCCCAAAAAAATCTACTCTGGTGATAATGCTGCTATGATCATTAATTACGCGCAATATTTATTAAACGAATAA